The genomic window AAGTCCTCGAGACGCACCCAAACCCCATAGGCGGTGCTGGAGGACCCACAGCCTCGGCATCCGTCAGCCACTTCGCGGGCATGGGCAGTGCGCCCCCTCACCACCATCCGCAGCACGATATGGCCTACTACTCGCACGCCGATGGTTACACGGACTCGCTAATGTCCTATATCAGCGAGAATCAGGCCCACGCATGGGTCCCGCCGGGCGGTCTTTACAGTTATGTTCATGTCAGTGAGGGTATGTAAGCCAAGCTAGGATTATTTTTTCCAGTTATTGGCGAAGAAGTCGGTTTATTTCCGTCCTGACGGCGAgctgtattttttttcaccATGGCAACAGGGCCTGGAGAATTGCGCGCCATACATGCAGGACCATAGTCTGTGCCGTATATTGCTTTCCTCTTCAGGCATCGTCGAGGTAAACTTTTGGTTCCCAGTAGGTCAAGATTCACTCAAGGCGCGTCGGCTGTTTTCACGAAATTGGGGGTTGTGTTTAGAGTACCCAAAAAGTTTTACTCGCATATAGACTTGTTGGGCCATGTAACATGCGTGTGTACCCTCGCTGGCCTTGATTTTTTATTGGGcatttttttcccccacAGAACACGGGTGTGGAATCATATAATATCATCACAATTCAGGTTCGCCGTTTTCTTTGAAACATGTTGATTTCGATTTCGTAAAAACATGCTATTTTGGCTGCGCTGTGATCACTCGACCTTGCCAGCGTCATCCGAGCCGAATCGTTCGACTGAGATTTAGATTCTTTGACACTTCTCCCCCGTACTTGCATTTGTAAAAATCCTCCCTCGTTTGTTTCGTCTCCCATCAATTTCATTGGTCCTCATCTCCAAAGTTCGAATCGGGGCAGgacaagataaaaacaaaaattccACAACAAAAGGTTCCATTCCACAATGCTCCCCGGGGCGCCTTCGAATCTTGCCCACTTGGATCAAGACTAAAATGCCAAACCAATATTTTGCAAAGCTCTAGGTTTGAGAAGTAAACTaaacagacaaaaaaaaggaacgacCTCCCTCGGCCCGGTTCGCCAAACACAAAAGCCGATGGGAGGGTAGGAAAAAGGACTGCTGCAGggttgggggggggggggttgacAGGAATATGTTCCGTATTTTCATTGGTGATAATTTTTTAGATAGACTGAAGCTATCTTACAGATGGTGTAGTGTGCAGGTACGGTTCAGGGGGTAGATTGTGGTCTATGAAAAGACAAACAAGATAATATGGTGTGGCAGGGGAGGTGCAGTGGTGtctagtaaaaaaaaaaaaaaaaaaaaaaaaaacagcggtGTAGTGTGTAGGTAGTGCAGGATTGTATGAAGGGGCAACAAAGTCGATTGGACGTGGTCTCGAAATTAATAGTGTAGGGGTTTTTCAAGGGTCTAATTATATACATTCACTTTGGGGGCTATTGCAGTCGGGCAGTCGGGCAGTGATGGTTGTGCATTCCGTCATCCAACAAATCTGAACGTCTGcagataaataaaaaaagataagCGCTGACATTCGCATCATAACAAGTTCCAGTGCGAGTCAAAGGGACTTGATGGGACGGGGTCGACCTTGGCCGGCCATATGAAGGGGCCATATGATAATTGTCCGCATTCGTATTGCGGATCGTTCAAAAAAATGGAGTTTGGCGGTTGGGCTGGTGGTGAATAGGGACACCGGGCCCGGCTCGGCGGGTTGGGACTGGATTGACTTTTCCTTGGCCGGTTATCACTTGTCGAGGGCATTTCCGTTTGCCTAGGAACCGGATATCAAAGCTTCTCAAGTCTGCTGCATGACATTGACGGAACCCCCAAGTTGACGCTTGACCTGCTCACGTGCCCAGCGTGCCGTCTCGATTGTCCGCGATGAAAACTCGCGGTTGGAACGCGTCTCCTTGATAATAGCAGTAACCCAGTCCTGACGGAAAGCATCCACGAGCTCCCCGTTGGGGTAGGCATCGGCAAGATCGCTGTCAAGGCAAGACGGAAGGTTGTCAGTTTTCtagtgctgttgttgctttgCTCAGAAGACTGCAGGTGAATGTGCTTACCCAATAACACCCATGGAACTGCGCATCAGAGACTCGCTACGGTTCGAGTCGCTACCAATGTGGTTCAGCAGCTCGAAAATGGATGGGACATAAGGCTGGAGGGCTTGGGCTAAAGACAGGAAAAGTGGCTCAGTTAGTACAGAGTAAAACACGTCACATGCCAGCTTGTGACAAGCCTGAAGGGTTCATTAGACTTACTCTTGTTGGCGCTCTTCATGGCACCAATAATGCCGCCCCAGGCGTCCATAATACCCTCCCTCAATGAGACGACGTAGTCGAACATCTCATATGAGCCCTCGGGTACTGTGGTAACAGTGGAGGCTTGTTGCAAAACTTGAGCCACAACAGACAGATAAGTCTCAAAGTGGCCGCCAATGGCGTTGGCAATGTCCCCGAAGCACTGCAGAATGGCAGGCTTGAATTGGTTGGAAAGTGTTGAGCTCTGGATGCCGATTTAATTGTTAGCACAAGGATACCGAATCACCTGGTAATGGAGAGATTTAATACTGACCCTCAGGTTGTTAAGGAGATAGTTCATAAAGTTGTCACAGTACGGTTGGCTGCGTTCGCCCATTGACCTTGTAATGTCGCTCACGAGGCCGATAGCCATGGAGCACAGGCTGGGTTCTTCCTGGTTACCCAGAGCATTGTAGAGGAACGGCGCAAAGGCATCCATGTACTTGACAAACTCTTCCTCGATAGCATTGGCAAGGCTACTGATGGTGGCGAAAATAGCCTCGGGAACAGTGGACTTGCCGTTGACCGTTGACAGAATCTGCAGCAGCACCTGCATGATTCGGTCGCCCTGAGGAAGGATTTCCTTGTCAAGACGGCCGATGATGGCCTGAAGAACAGTCGACAGACTGGTCTGCATGTCCTCGAGTGTAATACGGTCCTCGACGCTGACAACCTGGGTCTGTAGTGGTATCGTCTCCTCTAGGCGCTTGATGATAACATCCGAAAGAGTGGCAACAGCCTGCAGACTATCGTTTGCCGCATTGACGATGAAAGCGTTGAGAACCTCATACGCGGCCGTCCTGACAGCCGAGTCGCAATCGTTCTTGGCGGTGACGTCCAGGAGGCTGCGCACACTGTCGTTGAAGTAGGCAGTGATGGCATTCTGGGGCGCTCCGGGCTCACCGGCAAAACGTTCCGCCAGGTTCATCAGAGCCCAACAGCACGAGGCGGCCATCTTGGGAGTGTTTAGCAGGCCAGCAAACAACGAGCGGATCAGAGGCTCGAGGTGCTGGCTGGGGTCAATAGCCTCGGAGCAGGCCTCGGTGATGCGACCAAGAGCGTAAGCGGTCGAGTCCTTGACGTGTACCGAGGAGTCGTCCATCATTGAGATGAGAATTTGCAGAGCGGACTTGACAATCGGCTCCAGAGTCTTCTCGTCGGGACCCTCCATAATGGCACCAAAAGCAGAGACAGCCGCATCCCTGTTGTGCCAGTCATCGGATCGGAGGTTGCCCTCAACAAAGGAGATAACAGGCGGGATAATGGTGCCACCAACAGCCTGGGCGTAAAGTTGCAGACACTGGTAGCCAGCACGAGAAATGTTGTActcgtcgtcggcggcgtcCTCATCTTGCTTGGTGAGAAGGGTGAGGAGGACGGGGACCACCTCGTTGGTTGCCACGCGGGCGAAGTTGTAAAACGGCCTGACCTGATCCGCGCTCTCGACCTGTGCGTTGTCGTCCTCGATGGCAATCTCCTCTTCACAAACGGTGCTCCAGAACTCAACAGCCAGCTTGGCAACGTCCTCGTCTTCGCTCTTcatgcccaaaatggtcaagCCGAAAAGCGCCTTCTCCATATAGAAACGCATGTTTTCGTAGTAAAGGGCCATGATACGGTTCAGGCAACCAAAGGCACCCTGCTGGATGCGTGAGTCGTCGCCCTGTGTGGCCTCGCAGACAACTTGCATGATGTAGTTGCGCTCGCCCTCGTGCTTGAAGTTGTTACCGACGAACTCGAGCGAGTCTCCGAGGGCAGTGATGGCGGCCAGCCTGATCTCATTGTTGGTCTCCTCCTTCCTAGCACCCTGGACGACGGCCGTCAGGATAGCGTTGGAGTGGTCGACCAAGCTAGCGCGGAGCTCAGGATCTTGACTCTCGCAGATGAATCCTATCGTAGTCAGAGATGCCTGCTTCTGGTGGGGTTGACCCTCGCTGACATTTGTGACGAGGATGTTCATCAAGTCGGCCCATTGTCCACGGGGAAGCTCGATTCCAGCGATGGAGGCGATGACCTGGGCGGCGGCCTGGCCAGCCTGGGAGTTGGTTGACGACAAGGTCTGTAGAGTGAGACTCTTGACCTTTGCCCTGGTTTC from Pyricularia oryzae 70-15 chromosome 4, whole genome shotgun sequence includes these protein-coding regions:
- a CDS encoding importin subunit beta-1, which encodes MATSDITTVLTNSLSADANLRHAAEQQLTQAAETNFSLYLATLVTELANENAPGHIRAAAGIAVKNAFTAREFSRQTELQQKWLQQTDDETRAKVKSLTLQTLSSTNSQAGQAAAQVIASIAGIELPRGQWADLMNILVTNVSEGQPHQKQASLTTIGFICESQDPELRASLVDHSNAILTAVVQGARKEETNNEIRLAAITALGDSLEFVGNNFKHEGERNYIMQVVCEATQGDDSRIQQGAFGCLNRIMALYYENMRFYMEKALFGLTILGMKSEDEDVAKLAVEFWSTVCEEEIAIEDDNAQVESADQVRPFYNFARVATNEVVPVLLTLLTKQDEDAADDEYNISRAGYQCLQLYAQAVGGTIIPPVISFVEGNLRSDDWHNRDAAVSAFGAIMEGPDEKTLEPIVKSALQILISMMDDSSVHVKDSTAYALGRITEACSEAIDPSQHLEPLIRSLFAGLLNTPKMAASCCWALMNLAERFAGEPGAPQNAITAYFNDSVRSLLDVTAKNDCDSAVRTAAYEVLNAFIVNAANDSLQAVATLSDVIIKRLEETIPLQTQVVSVEDRITLEDMQTSLSTVLQAIIGRLDKEILPQGDRIMQVLLQILSTVNGKSTVPEAIFATISSLANAIEEEFVKYMDAFAPFLYNALGNQEEPSLCSMAIGLVSDITRSMGERSQPYCDNFMNYLLNNLRSSTLSNQFKPAILQCFGDIANAIGGHFETYLSVVAQVLQQASTVTTVPEGSYEMFDYVVSLREGIMDAWGGIIGAMKSANKTQALQPYVPSIFELLNHIGSDSNRSESLMRSSMGVIGDLADAYPNGELVDAFRQDWVTAIIKETRSNREFSSRTIETARWAREQVKRQLGGSVNVMQQT